The following coding sequences are from one Pyxidicoccus xibeiensis window:
- the coaD gene encoding pantetheine-phosphate adenylyltransferase, whose translation MTIAVYAGSFDPVTAGHLSVVRQAARLFGHVVVVVAVNPSKRSLLSADERMALVREAVQLLPNVTVAQTQGLIVDFAREIGASVLLRGVRGATDAQFETELAQNNRALAPELSTLFLPAEAHLAEVSSSGLKERVSRGEDVSAFCPPAVAAKLRERLAPSARSQP comes from the coding sequence ATGACCATCGCCGTCTACGCCGGCAGCTTCGACCCCGTCACGGCCGGGCATCTGTCCGTCGTCCGCCAGGCCGCGCGCCTCTTCGGCCACGTCGTCGTCGTCGTGGCCGTCAACCCCAGCAAGCGCTCCCTGCTGTCCGCCGACGAGCGCATGGCCCTGGTCCGCGAGGCCGTGCAGCTGCTCCCCAACGTCACCGTGGCCCAGACCCAGGGGCTCATCGTCGACTTCGCGCGGGAGATTGGGGCCAGCGTGCTGCTACGCGGGGTGCGCGGCGCCACCGACGCCCAGTTCGAGACGGAGCTGGCGCAGAACAACCGCGCCCTGGCCCCGGAGCTGTCCACCCTCTTCCTTCCCGCCGAGGCCCACCTGGCCGAGGTGAGCAGCAGCGGACTCAAGGAGCGCGTCTCGCGCGGCGAGGACGTTTCTGCCTTCTGCCCGCCCGCCGTCGCGGCGAAGCTGCGGGAACGACTCGCACCCTCCGCTCGGAGCCAGCCATGA
- a CDS encoding alpha-amylase family glycosyl hydrolase, with the protein MRHGIRWSALLLASLLGCGESALDSQQGPDGEATGTVIQQLSASTRPGMGATVYAGGTTFRTWAPYAKRVFVSGDFNGWGTWIELGNEFNGNFSGDVAGAVKGQKYKFVTRNQWDGDTWHADPRAAWQENSSGASIIYDHGEYWWNSQQYGSPGMNEMVIYEMHVGTLYDSPGGGPGNWTSAIAKLNHIRDLGINVVQVMPAYEFAGDFSWGYNAAFPFAPESAYGHPNDMKRFVDEAHMRGIGVVFDVVHNHYGPSDLPMWCFSGDCLGSGGEYFYNDWRKNTPWGATRPDYGRAEVRAYIRDSMMSLNHAFRGDGLRWDATKYMRTSDGNEANSIGDAWQVFRSINQEINNTQPWKISIAEDFGAGNSITNDVSAGGGGFDAQWAGEFVHPIRQAVIEQNDGNRNMTAVANAIYQRFSGRHTARIIYSESHDEVANGHARVPEEIWPGNAGSWAAKKRSTLAAGIVMTSPGIPMIFQGQEFLEDGYFQDTDPLDWSKNEPNKYAGIRTLYRDLIRLRRNWFNNTRGLRGGNVNVHHINNTNKVIAYHRWENGGPGDDVIVVANFSGTYFPNYNVGFPRGGLWYARFNSDWNGYSGDFGNTATVDKTANGGAKDGMGYNANIALGPYSIVIFSQ; encoded by the coding sequence ATGCGGCACGGCATCAGGTGGAGTGCACTGCTACTGGCCAGCTTGCTGGGCTGTGGCGAGTCCGCGCTCGACTCACAGCAGGGCCCCGACGGTGAAGCGACGGGGACGGTGATTCAGCAACTCAGCGCGTCAACGCGGCCGGGCATGGGAGCGACCGTCTATGCGGGAGGCACCACGTTCCGCACGTGGGCGCCGTACGCGAAGCGGGTGTTCGTCTCCGGTGACTTCAATGGCTGGGGCACCTGGATTGAGCTCGGCAACGAGTTCAACGGCAACTTCTCCGGTGACGTGGCCGGCGCGGTGAAGGGGCAGAAGTACAAGTTCGTCACGCGCAACCAGTGGGACGGCGACACGTGGCACGCGGACCCGCGCGCGGCGTGGCAGGAGAACTCGTCCGGCGCCAGCATCATCTATGACCATGGCGAGTACTGGTGGAACTCCCAGCAGTACGGCAGCCCCGGCATGAACGAGATGGTCATCTACGAGATGCACGTGGGCACGCTCTACGACTCGCCCGGCGGCGGCCCTGGCAACTGGACCAGCGCGATTGCGAAGCTCAACCACATCCGCGACCTGGGCATCAACGTCGTGCAGGTCATGCCGGCGTACGAGTTCGCCGGGGACTTCTCGTGGGGCTACAACGCGGCCTTCCCGTTCGCTCCCGAGAGCGCCTACGGCCACCCCAACGACATGAAGCGCTTCGTGGACGAGGCGCACATGCGCGGCATCGGCGTCGTCTTCGACGTGGTGCACAACCACTACGGCCCCAGTGACTTGCCCATGTGGTGCTTCAGCGGCGACTGCCTGGGCTCCGGCGGCGAGTACTTCTACAACGACTGGCGGAAGAACACGCCGTGGGGCGCCACGCGTCCGGACTACGGCCGCGCCGAGGTCCGCGCGTACATCCGCGACTCGATGATGAGCCTGAACCATGCGTTCCGCGGCGACGGCCTGCGCTGGGACGCCACCAAGTACATGCGCACGTCCGATGGCAACGAGGCCAACTCCATCGGCGATGCGTGGCAGGTGTTCCGCTCCATCAACCAGGAGATCAACAACACGCAGCCGTGGAAGATCTCCATCGCCGAGGACTTCGGCGCGGGGAACTCCATCACCAACGACGTTTCCGCGGGCGGCGGCGGCTTCGATGCCCAGTGGGCGGGGGAGTTCGTGCACCCCATCCGCCAGGCGGTCATCGAGCAGAACGACGGCAACCGGAACATGACCGCGGTGGCCAACGCCATCTACCAGCGCTTCAGCGGGCGCCACACCGCGCGCATCATCTACTCGGAGAGCCACGACGAGGTGGCCAACGGCCACGCCCGCGTCCCGGAGGAGATCTGGCCGGGCAACGCCGGCTCCTGGGCGGCCAAGAAGCGCTCCACGCTGGCGGCGGGCATCGTCATGACGTCTCCCGGCATCCCGATGATCTTCCAGGGCCAGGAGTTCCTCGAGGACGGCTACTTCCAGGACACGGACCCGCTCGACTGGAGCAAGAACGAGCCCAACAAGTACGCCGGCATCCGGACGCTGTACCGCGACCTCATCCGCCTGCGCCGCAACTGGTTCAACAACACGCGCGGCCTGCGCGGCGGCAACGTGAACGTCCACCACATCAACAACACCAACAAGGTGATTGCCTACCACCGCTGGGAGAATGGTGGCCCGGGCGATGACGTCATCGTCGTCGCGAACTTCAGCGGCACGTACTTCCCCAACTACAACGTGGGCTTCCCGCGCGGGGGCCTCTGGTACGCGCGCTTCAACAGCGACTGGAACGGTTACTCCGGCGACTTCGGGAACACGGCGACCGTGGACAAGACGGCCAACGGCGGCGCCAAGGACGGCATGGGCTACAACGCCAACATCGCCCTCGGTCCGTACTCCATCGTCATCTTCTCGCAGTAG
- a CDS encoding bifunctional metallophosphatase/5'-nucleotidase, with protein MMKTTAPARRGALLLPLVLAVVLASGRASGAPPSRAAAPPPVRVTLLHLADVYQVQPVEEGRRGGLARVATLRKQALKESPHVLTVLGGDTLSPSVESLIDVDGKGLKGRHMVDAWNALGLDYAVLGNHEFDFGDEALRERIRESRFPWLGANVEDTQAGGLFAGVKAYEVRELGGVKLGLFGVVLPETQGSSKAGPDTHFGDFCEASRNAVAKLREAGATVVVGLTHLTLEQDRALAKCVKVEAILGGHDHVGVADRSTGTPIYKVAADAVELGRLTLDVDPATGALKKATWKLIPVTRKVAEDAEFNATMKPYEALFARLSERVGRTPVALDARSSEVRTRETNLGSFVADAFRTAARADVALVNGGALRADAVLPAGMMTRRDLHSILPYADQLVVVEVKGAVLKAALENGVSLSREDSKPGRFPQVSGLRFTFNPTRPAGDRVVDVKVAGKALDAEATYKLATLSFLASGKDGYEMLKGLPSVPALADGKTPLDVLAEAFHSGKPVPRAKPEGRIVRLGTSTLAKDARRPTAPLK; from the coding sequence ATGATGAAGACGACAGCGCCGGCCCGTCGTGGGGCCCTGCTCCTGCCGCTCGTGTTGGCCGTGGTCCTGGCCTCGGGCCGGGCGTCCGGAGCACCGCCCTCGCGCGCCGCCGCCCCGCCCCCGGTCCGGGTGACGCTGCTGCACCTGGCGGACGTGTATCAGGTGCAGCCGGTGGAGGAAGGGCGCCGGGGTGGGCTCGCGCGGGTGGCCACGCTGCGGAAGCAGGCGCTGAAGGAGTCGCCGCACGTGCTGACGGTGCTGGGCGGCGACACGCTGTCCCCGTCGGTGGAGTCGCTCATCGACGTGGACGGCAAGGGGCTCAAGGGCCGGCACATGGTGGATGCGTGGAACGCGCTCGGCCTGGACTACGCGGTGCTGGGCAACCACGAGTTCGACTTCGGTGACGAGGCGCTGCGCGAGCGCATCCGCGAGTCGCGCTTCCCCTGGCTGGGCGCCAACGTGGAGGACACCCAGGCGGGCGGCCTGTTCGCGGGCGTGAAGGCCTACGAGGTGCGCGAGCTGGGCGGCGTGAAGCTGGGCCTCTTCGGCGTGGTGCTGCCGGAGACGCAGGGCTCGTCCAAGGCCGGTCCGGACACGCACTTCGGCGACTTCTGCGAGGCGTCTCGCAACGCCGTGGCGAAGCTGCGCGAGGCGGGGGCGACGGTGGTGGTGGGGCTCACGCACCTGACGCTGGAGCAGGACCGGGCGCTGGCGAAGTGCGTGAAGGTGGAGGCGATTCTCGGCGGGCATGACCACGTGGGCGTGGCGGACCGCTCCACGGGGACGCCCATCTACAAGGTGGCCGCGGACGCGGTGGAGCTGGGCCGGCTCACGCTGGACGTGGACCCGGCGACGGGCGCGCTGAAGAAGGCGACGTGGAAGCTGATTCCCGTCACCCGCAAGGTGGCGGAGGACGCGGAGTTCAACGCGACGATGAAGCCCTACGAGGCGCTGTTCGCCCGGCTGTCCGAGCGGGTGGGCCGCACGCCGGTGGCGCTGGACGCGCGCTCTTCCGAGGTCCGCACGCGGGAGACGAACCTGGGCTCCTTCGTCGCGGACGCCTTCCGCACGGCGGCCAGGGCGGACGTGGCCCTGGTGAATGGGGGCGCCCTGCGCGCGGACGCGGTGCTGCCGGCGGGGATGATGACCCGCAGGGACTTGCACTCCATCCTCCCCTACGCGGACCAGCTGGTGGTGGTGGAGGTGAAGGGGGCCGTGCTGAAGGCGGCGCTGGAGAATGGCGTCAGCCTCAGCCGCGAGGACTCGAAGCCGGGCCGCTTCCCGCAGGTGTCCGGGCTGCGCTTCACCTTCAACCCCACGCGGCCCGCGGGGGACCGCGTCGTCGACGTGAAGGTGGCCGGCAAGGCGCTGGACGCGGAGGCCACGTACAAGCTGGCCACGCTGAGCTTCCTCGCCAGCGGCAAGGACGGCTACGAGATGCTGAAGGGCCTGCCCTCGGTGCCCGCGCTCGCGGACGGGAAGACGCCGCTGGACGTGCTGGCGGAGGCCTTCCACTCGGGCAAGCCCGTGCCACGCGCGAAGCCCGAGGGCCGGATTGTCCGCCTGGGCACGAGCACCCTGGCCAAGGACGCGCGGCGCCCGACGGCGCCGCTGAAGTAG
- a CDS encoding YdcF family protein, with amino-acid sequence MFLFLSKVLDVFLAPLSWALLLLVAGALLRRRVGLSRLLTVLGLVVLYAFSTEAVSSALMRAAEAGAVTTYRPDVTYDAVIVLGGGLDPAATERSGQPEYNAAPERLLRGFELLREGRAQRMLISGGSLDPRPQAVVEADVLSRQLQAWGIPAERIVTEGKSRNTRENAVESERIIREQGWKTLLLVTSAAHMPRAEGCFTAVGLRPDTLPVDVRASATSFKRMSWLPRAGHLSQGTDALRELAGRAVYRRRGWVP; translated from the coding sequence GTGTTCCTCTTCCTCTCGAAGGTGCTCGACGTCTTCCTGGCGCCGCTGTCGTGGGCGCTGCTGCTCCTGGTGGCCGGGGCGCTGCTGCGCCGCCGGGTGGGGCTGTCGCGGCTGCTGACCGTCCTGGGGCTCGTCGTGCTCTACGCCTTCTCCACGGAGGCGGTGTCCTCGGCGCTGATGCGCGCGGCGGAGGCGGGGGCGGTGACGACGTACCGGCCGGACGTGACGTACGACGCCGTCATCGTGCTGGGCGGAGGGCTGGACCCGGCCGCCACGGAGCGCTCCGGCCAGCCCGAGTACAACGCCGCGCCCGAGCGGCTGCTGCGCGGCTTCGAGCTGCTGCGGGAGGGCCGGGCGCAGCGGATGCTCATCTCCGGCGGCTCACTGGACCCGAGGCCCCAGGCGGTGGTGGAGGCAGACGTGCTGTCCCGGCAGCTCCAGGCGTGGGGGATTCCCGCCGAGCGCATCGTCACCGAGGGGAAGAGCCGCAACACGCGGGAGAACGCGGTGGAGTCCGAGCGCATCATCCGCGAGCAGGGCTGGAAGACGCTGCTGCTGGTGACGAGCGCGGCGCACATGCCACGGGCCGAGGGCTGCTTCACGGCGGTGGGCCTGCGGCCGGACACCCTGCCGGTGGACGTGCGCGCCTCCGCCACGTCCTTCAAGCGGATGAGCTGGCTGCCGCGCGCGGGGCACCTGAGCCAGGGCACGGACGCCCTGCGCGAGCTGGCGGGCAGGGCCGTCTACCGGCGGCGCGGCTGGGTGCCCTGA
- a CDS encoding ATP-binding protein: MGPQAAHVHSQQEAAPRGRLLLVDDEENILKSIRRVLRRGDWDIETATDAEQGLRTLEQFHPEVVISDFRMPGMNGVEFLTQVKQQEPRAQRIMLTGQADQQAIEEAINRSEIFRFISKPWNDSHLVLTVKSAFEQYALQTENERLYRVTQAQNAELKLLNADLEERVAQRTRMLSQAKREWELSFDCMETPLCVVRARDFAVRRANLAYARVAGRTIEEIPSETACYRYLFGRNEPCTGCPLPAAVESGKGARGEVQQAGRTYVVSAYPMAGDDRVVCTYRDVTEEQSITRRLIETEKMAAVGQLAGGVAHEINNPLGGILAFAQLMSRDAGRTGSDLESLGLIEESALRCKRIVESLLKFSRHSRVEDRRLFDVSKCVEDAAVLFRAQLKATPRVELSLGLTDGLPQVYGDPGQLAQVVLNLLQNGLQALPGKQGRLALVTGREGDRCYFAVTDTGSGIEEKHLPRIFEPSFTTKAPGEGTGLGLSIAYRIVQDHGGSFHVDTQVGSGSRFTVFLPIPLQLERLP, translated from the coding sequence ATGGGTCCCCAAGCCGCACATGTCCACTCGCAGCAGGAAGCCGCCCCGCGGGGGCGGCTGCTGTTGGTGGATGACGAGGAGAACATCCTCAAGTCCATCCGCCGGGTGCTGCGGCGCGGGGACTGGGACATCGAAACGGCGACGGACGCCGAGCAGGGGCTGCGGACGCTGGAGCAGTTCCACCCCGAGGTCGTCATCTCCGACTTCCGGATGCCGGGGATGAACGGGGTGGAGTTCCTCACGCAGGTGAAGCAGCAGGAGCCGCGGGCCCAGCGCATCATGCTGACGGGCCAGGCGGACCAGCAGGCGATTGAGGAGGCCATCAACCGCTCCGAAATCTTCCGCTTCATCTCCAAGCCCTGGAACGACAGCCACCTCGTCCTGACGGTGAAGAGCGCCTTCGAGCAGTACGCGCTCCAGACGGAGAACGAGCGGCTGTACCGGGTGACGCAGGCGCAGAACGCGGAGCTCAAGCTGCTCAACGCGGACCTGGAGGAGCGCGTCGCCCAGCGCACGCGGATGCTCAGCCAGGCCAAGCGCGAGTGGGAGCTGTCCTTCGACTGCATGGAGACGCCGCTGTGCGTGGTGCGCGCGCGCGACTTCGCGGTGCGCCGGGCCAACCTCGCGTATGCGCGGGTGGCGGGCCGGACGATTGAGGAGATTCCGTCGGAGACGGCCTGCTACCGCTACCTCTTCGGCCGCAACGAGCCGTGCACGGGCTGCCCGCTGCCGGCCGCCGTGGAGAGCGGCAAGGGCGCTCGCGGCGAGGTGCAGCAGGCCGGCCGCACCTACGTGGTGTCCGCCTATCCCATGGCGGGCGACGACCGCGTGGTGTGCACCTACCGGGACGTCACCGAGGAGCAGTCGATTACGCGCCGCCTCATCGAGACGGAGAAGATGGCGGCGGTGGGCCAGCTCGCCGGCGGCGTGGCGCACGAAATCAACAACCCGCTGGGCGGCATCCTCGCCTTCGCGCAGTTGATGTCGCGCGACGCGGGCCGCACCGGCTCGGACCTCGAGTCGCTGGGGCTGATTGAAGAGAGCGCGCTGCGCTGCAAGCGCATCGTCGAGAGCCTGCTGAAGTTCAGCCGCCACAGCCGCGTGGAGGACCGGCGGCTGTTCGACGTGTCCAAGTGCGTGGAGGACGCGGCGGTGCTCTTCCGCGCGCAGCTCAAGGCGACGCCCCGCGTGGAGCTGTCGCTGGGACTGACGGACGGCCTGCCCCAGGTGTACGGGGACCCGGGCCAGCTCGCGCAGGTGGTGCTCAACCTGCTGCAGAACGGCCTCCAGGCGCTGCCTGGCAAGCAGGGCCGGCTGGCGCTGGTGACGGGCCGCGAGGGTGACCGCTGCTACTTCGCCGTCACCGACACCGGCAGCGGCATCGAAGAGAAGCACCTGCCGCGCATCTTCGAGCCGTCGTTCACCACCAAGGCCCCCGGCGAAGGCACGGGCCTGGGGCTGTCCATCGCTTATCGCATCGTCCAGGACCACGGGGGCAGCTTCCACGTGGATACCCAGGTGGGTTCTGGCTCCCGCTTCACCGTCTTCCTGCCCATTCCCCTGCAGCTCGAGAGGTTGCCGTGA
- a CDS encoding replication-associated recombination protein A — MDLFEHAGQKEQASQAPMAERMRPRSLSEFVGQEHVTGEGRFLRRAIESDQVPSLILWGPPGTGKTTLAQIIARSTGASFESVSAVLSGVKDIRETVARAQDRWKLHRKRTFLFVDEIHRFNKAQQDALLPHVEKGTVTLIGATTENPSFEVNAALLSRCRVVTLRGLEEDELVPLLRRAVADERGLGGRVEVDDDALTFLAGTAGGDARKALTALEVAAAHGGTRVDRKSAEEALQQKMLLYDKGGEEHYNVISAFIKSMRGSDVDGALYWMVRMLEAGEDPLFIIRRMVIFASEDIGNADPRALGVAVDALQAFQLMGLPEGTLPLTQAVTYLALAPKSNAVITAYMAAREAVTNEGALPVPLHLRNAPTKLMKSLGYGGGYKYPHNFEGNYVPEDYLPEALQARHFYTPSRNGEEAELADRYEAIQRQLAERSREPGEEG, encoded by the coding sequence ATGGACCTCTTCGAACATGCCGGCCAGAAGGAGCAGGCCAGCCAGGCGCCCATGGCCGAGCGCATGCGCCCCCGCTCGCTCTCCGAGTTCGTCGGCCAGGAGCACGTCACCGGCGAGGGCCGCTTCCTGCGCCGCGCGATTGAGAGCGACCAGGTGCCCAGCCTCATCCTCTGGGGCCCGCCCGGCACCGGCAAGACGACGCTGGCGCAAATCATCGCCCGCTCCACCGGGGCCTCCTTCGAGTCCGTGTCCGCCGTCCTCTCCGGCGTGAAGGACATCCGCGAGACGGTGGCCCGCGCCCAGGACCGCTGGAAGTTGCACCGCAAGCGCACCTTCCTCTTCGTCGACGAAATCCACCGCTTCAACAAGGCCCAGCAGGACGCGCTGCTTCCCCACGTGGAGAAGGGCACGGTGACGCTCATCGGCGCCACCACGGAGAACCCCTCCTTCGAGGTCAACGCCGCGCTCCTGTCCCGCTGCCGCGTCGTCACCCTGCGCGGGCTGGAGGAGGACGAGCTGGTGCCCCTGCTGCGCCGCGCGGTGGCGGACGAGCGCGGCCTGGGCGGGCGCGTGGAGGTGGACGACGACGCGCTGACGTTCCTCGCCGGCACGGCCGGAGGCGACGCGCGCAAGGCCCTCACCGCGCTGGAGGTGGCCGCGGCCCACGGCGGCACCCGGGTGGACCGCAAGTCCGCCGAGGAAGCGCTCCAGCAGAAGATGCTCCTGTACGACAAGGGCGGCGAGGAGCACTACAACGTCATCAGCGCCTTCATCAAATCCATGCGCGGCAGCGACGTGGACGGGGCGCTCTACTGGATGGTGCGCATGCTGGAGGCGGGCGAGGACCCGCTCTTCATCATCCGGCGCATGGTCATCTTCGCCTCGGAGGACATCGGCAACGCGGACCCGCGCGCGCTGGGCGTGGCGGTGGACGCGCTGCAGGCCTTCCAGCTGATGGGCCTGCCCGAGGGCACCCTGCCCCTCACCCAGGCCGTCACCTACCTGGCCCTGGCGCCCAAGTCGAACGCGGTGATTACCGCGTACATGGCCGCGCGGGAGGCCGTGACGAACGAAGGCGCGCTGCCGGTGCCCCTGCACCTGCGCAACGCGCCCACGAAGCTGATGAAGTCACTGGGGTACGGGGGCGGCTACAAGTACCCCCACAATTTCGAGGGGAACTACGTCCCCGAGGACTACCTGCCGGAAGCCCTGCAGGCCCGGCACTTCTACACCCCCTCCCGGAACGGGGAGGAGGCGGAGCTGGCGGACCGCTACGAAGCCATCCAGCGCCAGCTCGCGGAGCGCTCCCGCGAGCCGGGCGAGGAGGGCTGA
- a CDS encoding sigma-54-dependent transcriptional regulator, whose product MNQVKRAKVLVVDDDSVVLKAVTQILQREGHPVVAIDDAVEGLTAAKDPSIDVVVLDIKMPNLSGMDLLRGIKADRPDVEVIMMTAFATVETAVEAVKAGAYDYLTKPFENIDEVSLTVAKAAERKALKDRTRALEEALTARSQFEDLIGQSNQMRSVFKLVETVSHSTATVLIQGESGTGKELVARAIHYRSSRKDKPFVAVNCSALTETLLESELFGHVKGSFTGATGNKKGLFEAADGGTIFLDEIGDVPPATQVRLLRVLQEGEVKRVGANEPVKVDVRVIAATHVDLSRAKEQGKFREDLFYRLNVITIDLPPLRDRPEDVPLLAHHFLKLYATKADKKVSGISPRAMEALTCNRWTGNVRELENVIERAVVLTSNDIIDVEDLPPGFQAAPQADSTVEVFSLAHLPYAQAKRLAMRAFERRYLSALLEKNNQNVSSAARAAGVDRSNFRRLLKQYEVAGRSMKPRQPKADEGGALEAAS is encoded by the coding sequence GTGAACCAAGTCAAGCGCGCCAAAGTCCTCGTCGTGGATGATGACTCCGTCGTCCTCAAGGCCGTGACGCAGATTCTCCAGCGCGAGGGCCACCCCGTCGTGGCCATTGACGACGCGGTGGAGGGTCTGACGGCGGCGAAGGACCCCAGCATCGACGTCGTGGTGCTGGACATCAAGATGCCCAACCTCTCCGGCATGGACCTGCTGCGCGGCATCAAGGCGGACCGCCCGGACGTGGAGGTCATCATGATGACGGCCTTCGCCACCGTGGAGACGGCGGTGGAGGCGGTGAAGGCGGGCGCGTACGACTACCTCACCAAGCCCTTCGAGAACATCGACGAGGTGAGCCTCACGGTGGCCAAGGCGGCCGAGCGCAAGGCGCTCAAGGACCGCACCCGCGCGCTGGAGGAGGCGCTCACCGCGCGCAGCCAGTTCGAGGACCTCATCGGTCAGTCGAACCAGATGCGCTCGGTGTTCAAGCTGGTGGAGACGGTGAGCCACTCCACGGCCACGGTGCTCATCCAGGGTGAGAGCGGCACGGGCAAGGAGCTCGTCGCGCGCGCCATCCACTACCGCAGCTCGCGCAAGGACAAGCCCTTCGTCGCCGTCAACTGCTCGGCGCTCACGGAGACGCTGCTGGAGAGCGAGCTGTTCGGCCACGTGAAGGGCAGCTTCACCGGCGCCACCGGCAACAAGAAGGGCCTGTTCGAGGCGGCCGACGGCGGCACCATCTTCCTGGACGAGATTGGCGACGTGCCTCCCGCCACCCAGGTGCGCCTGCTGCGCGTGCTGCAGGAGGGTGAGGTCAAGCGCGTGGGCGCCAACGAGCCCGTGAAGGTCGACGTGCGCGTCATCGCCGCCACCCACGTGGACCTGTCCCGCGCGAAGGAGCAGGGCAAGTTCCGCGAGGACCTCTTCTACCGCCTCAACGTCATCACCATCGACCTGCCGCCCCTGCGCGACCGTCCGGAAGACGTGCCCCTGCTGGCGCACCACTTCCTGAAGCTGTACGCGACCAAGGCGGACAAGAAGGTGTCGGGCATCTCCCCGCGCGCCATGGAGGCCCTGACCTGCAACCGCTGGACGGGCAACGTGCGCGAGCTGGAGAACGTCATCGAGCGCGCGGTGGTGCTGACGAGCAACGACATCATCGACGTGGAGGACCTGCCGCCCGGCTTCCAGGCCGCGCCGCAGGCCGACTCGACGGTGGAGGTGTTCAGCCTGGCGCACCTGCCGTACGCCCAGGCCAAGCGCCTGGCCATGCGTGCCTTCGAGCGCCGCTACCTGTCCGCGCTGCTGGAGAAGAACAACCAGAACGTCTCCAGCGCGGCGCGCGCCGCGGGCGTGGACCGCTCCAACTTCCGCCGCCTGCTGAAGCAGTACGAGGTGGCCGGCCGCTCCATGAAGCCCCGTCAGCCCAAGGCCGACGAGGGTGGGGCGCTGGAAGCCGCGTCCTAG
- a CDS encoding MBL fold metallo-hydrolase translates to MSMSFVTLGVGDAFSALRYSSSIAVEAEGQVLLVDCPHPIRKMMREASESSGVTLDADRVSAVALTHLHADHASGLEGLGYFSFFVLKRKLEVLAHPAVAERLWDGHLAAGMECLIERHGADPSPKHFDDYFDHTPLSTQSTVRHGPFLIESRLTYHHLPTTALRIHAGGRCLGYSADTAFDEGLIDWLSEADLMIHETNYGVHTPYEKLAALPAELRARMRLIHYPDDFDTRASVIEPLVQGRRYSV, encoded by the coding sequence ATGAGCATGTCCTTCGTCACCCTCGGCGTCGGTGACGCCTTCTCCGCCCTGCGCTACTCCTCGAGCATCGCCGTGGAGGCGGAAGGCCAGGTGCTCCTGGTGGACTGCCCCCACCCCATCCGGAAGATGATGCGCGAGGCCTCCGAGTCCTCCGGCGTCACCCTGGACGCGGACCGCGTCAGCGCCGTGGCCCTCACCCACCTGCACGCGGACCACGCGTCGGGCCTGGAGGGCCTGGGCTACTTCTCCTTCTTCGTCCTCAAGCGGAAGCTGGAGGTGCTCGCCCACCCCGCCGTCGCCGAGCGGCTCTGGGACGGGCACCTGGCCGCGGGCATGGAGTGCCTCATCGAGCGCCACGGCGCGGACCCCAGCCCCAAGCACTTCGACGACTACTTCGACCACACGCCGCTCTCCACCCAGTCCACCGTGCGGCACGGGCCCTTCCTGATTGAGAGCCGCCTCACCTATCACCACCTGCCCACCACCGCGCTGCGCATCCACGCGGGGGGCCGGTGCCTGGGCTACAGCGCGGACACCGCCTTCGACGAGGGCCTCATCGACTGGCTCTCGGAGGCGGACCTGATGATTCACGAGACGAACTACGGCGTGCACACGCCCTACGAGAAGCTCGCGGCGCTGCCCGCGGAGCTGCGCGCCCGGATGCGGCTCATCCACTACCCGGACGACTTCGACACCCGCGCGAGCGTCATCGAGCCGCTCGTGCAGGGCCGGCGCTACTCGGTGTGA
- a CDS encoding NAD(+)/NADH kinase has product MQTLAIVAKKDKPEAAALAAQLRERYPHLTVLGDRSLAHTLGWERVEDRELADRADLVVVLGGDGTLIYAARMLGGRGVPILGANLGSLGFMTEIPVEELFTTLDGVLGGRFQVDSRMKLNVRLIRAGSVLIEDEILNDVVINKGALARIADHETSIDGVPITTYKADGVILATPTGSTAYSLSAGGPIVHPSVDCTVLSPICSHALTQRSIVVPADRVIRITLRSETADTYLTLDGQTGHGLQGGDCIEVVRSPNRVNLVRNPKVAYFSILRQKLHWGER; this is encoded by the coding sequence GTGCAGACCCTGGCAATCGTCGCGAAGAAGGACAAGCCCGAGGCCGCGGCACTGGCGGCACAGCTTCGTGAGCGCTACCCGCACCTGACGGTGCTGGGAGACCGCTCGCTGGCGCATACGCTCGGCTGGGAGCGGGTGGAGGACCGGGAGCTGGCGGACCGCGCGGACCTGGTGGTGGTGCTGGGCGGTGACGGCACCCTCATCTACGCGGCGCGGATGCTGGGAGGGCGCGGGGTGCCCATCCTCGGCGCCAACCTGGGCAGCCTGGGCTTCATGACCGAGATTCCCGTGGAGGAGCTCTTCACCACCCTGGACGGGGTGCTGGGGGGGCGCTTCCAGGTGGACTCGCGGATGAAGCTCAACGTCCGGCTGATACGCGCGGGCAGCGTGCTCATCGAGGACGAAATCCTCAACGACGTGGTCATCAACAAGGGCGCGCTCGCGCGCATCGCCGACCACGAGACGTCCATCGACGGGGTGCCGATTACGACCTACAAGGCCGACGGCGTCATCCTCGCCACGCCCACGGGCTCCACGGCGTACTCGCTGTCCGCGGGCGGGCCCATCGTCCACCCGTCGGTGGACTGCACGGTGCTGTCGCCCATCTGCTCGCACGCGCTCACCCAGCGCTCCATCGTCGTGCCGGCGGACCGGGTCATCCGGATTACGCTGCGCAGCGAGACGGCGGACACGTACCTGACGCTGGACGGCCAGACGGGCCACGGGCTGCAGGGCGGGGACTGCATCGAGGTGGTGCGCTCACCCAACCGCGTCAACCTGGTGCGCAACCCGAAGGTGGCCTACTTCTCCATCCTCCGGCAGAAGCTCCACTGGGGCGAGCGCTGA